Part of the Xenopus laevis strain J_2021 chromosome 2S, Xenopus_laevis_v10.1, whole genome shotgun sequence genome is shown below.
AAACACAATGAAGCAGATCATTGCTGCTTTGGTTATAAAACTAGCAAGCACAGTAGAGAAATAACCCATAGGTGACTTCCTAAGCAattgtcccctttaataagaacTGATGAAATCAGTTGAAAGAAAGTGAAGACACTTACGTCCAGTCTTGACCCTGTCTACATATACAAAAACAAAGGGGGAGTAACCCCCTAAAATGAACATTACTAatgaaaaaatagacaaaaacGATTTCTATTCTGTATGTGCAAACATGTTTTCTTTGAGGCAAgctccttttttaattttttatgcttATCACCAGCATTAAACTAATATAATATGTTTATGGCCTGCACAATTATCCCAGCACAACAAACCTATAGCTATTTTTAAACTACAATTTCTTGAAGCCAAAGACTAGATAAACCTGTGTGCAAAAGGAATTTGGGCAATATCATTTACCTTTAGTGATGTAACTGCCCTTTTGGCAGCGACAGAGAAACTGACAAATTATACAGCTTTCTCCCAAGGGCCAGAAAGCCAGTCACTATGTTCCTGTGATCCATAACTCTCTCTCAAAGTTAATCCAGCATATTTAACTCAGGAGGATGTACAGAAAATATAAGCTaggtaaaataaagaatatacatatattcacaCTCACAGTGAATCAATATAAGCGAGCAATAACTGACCTGCTAGTTTTATATTAAGTATTTGCTCATATTCTTCCCTGATTTTGTCCTCGTGGTCCTTCAGAAGTCGCTCACAAAGTATTCCCACCTGTCGCAGGCTAAAGGTCGGTTGGTCTTTCTTAACAAGTGACCCTAAGAAGAATTGTTCAAAAAAGTGTTACAACTACAAAGGGTTGAATCACAATACGACATTGTTACACTACTACAAAATACAATCGTTATTTACCTGGAGAGGATGGAGCTGTGAGAGATGAACAGCTGGCCTGTACCTCATTCAAAGCCCCAGCTTCACACTGATTGAATGCTCCTTCTAACTGCCTTCGTCTCTGATAGCGAGTATACTCTTGCTTGATATTCTGTAAGATTTGTTCTGagacaaaaaatattaattaatacaaaCAAGACTGCAAACAAATGGCTACAAAAGCCTCAAATTTAAAACATTAGTATTACATATACAGAAGGGAGAAAATAATCATTAAGATTTAAAGCTGACAGCATCTGGAATAGTAAGTGGGCTTTACTGAAAGCATTTCTGTAGCTGCCTTGCATTTTGCACAATTGTTTgagcaaaacatatatatattttagaagcaCTACTTGACATTCAAACTGGTATGTCAGTGTAAGTGGTGAAAGTAGACCCTCTCCCAAATGCTTAACCTAACACATGCTGGTTTCTCAACATATGCCACTGCACCAAgcaatagatatagatagatatagatagatatagagagatatatatagagatagagatagatatagatagatagattttatatatatatatatatatatatatagatatatatatatatatatagatatagatatagatatagatatagatagagatagatagatagagatagatagatatagatagatagatatagatagatatagatagagatagatagatatagatagatatagatagatatatatagagatagatagatatatagatagatatatatagagatagatagatatatagatatatatatatatagatagatatagatatatatagatagatatagatatatatatagatagatatatatatagatatagatatatatatagatagatatagatatatatatatagatagatatagatatatagatatagatatatatatagatagatatagatatatagatagatatctatatatatctatatatagagatagatatatctatatgagaatgatatagttttgatgTGCCCCAGATCTAGTTACATTTGCCCCAGAAAATGGGTTCGTTAATGGTAACGGCTACACTGCACATACTAGGTAATAATACAGAGTACTTTTCCACTGAAATATTTACCTATGAAAGGATCCAGACCTCACATATGAAGAACaaccaaaaatacaaatatgcagatttCAAGTAGATTTGTAGCCTGTTATTTAATCCagtttccaaaaaagttgggaaactgtataaaatgtaaataaagaaaatgggatgattttcaaatcatttaaattgagaaattgtattacaggtatgggacctgttatccagaatgctcaggatgtggctcttccggataagggatctttccataatttggatcttcatatctttaagctggccatagatgcaaagatctttcccatctcccgacctgccactaaccattccgatcaaataaagtacaaaagaacagcgatgttctgcccctgacagcaatcgtatgaaagttacgacagaaatcttttaacctgtccgatcgaccaaacgaccgatctccgcccgaagaaaaatgttgggactctccacacacggtccaaaaatcctacgatcagatctttgcatctatggccagcttaagtctactagaaaatcatgtaaacattaaataaacccaataggctggttttgcttccaataaggattaattatatcttagttgggatcaagtacaagatacggttttattattacagagaaaaaggaaattggtttttaaaatttggttcatttggataaaatgggagtctatgggagatggccattctgtaattctgagctttctggataacagatcccatacgtgtatttGAAAAATATGACCTTGTTTTGAACTTGAAGCCGAGGCAGGTACACGCTTCCCGCTGCAAAAAAAGTGGGAAACGTGAAATATTGTCCCATTCTTGCCTGATACAGGGTTTCAGCTGCTCAGCAGTTCAGGGTCTCTTTGATCATATTTTTCGTTTCATAACATGCCAAATGATTTCAAAGTGAGATAGGTCAGTTCAGTACCCGGAATCTCTTAACTATGGAGTCATGCTATTACAATATGGGCAGAATGGGTTTGCCTTGCTGAAATAAACATGGCCTGTTATAGACTAAACTCGTTGGCGTTCCCATGATTTCAGTAGGTATTCTTGATTCCATGCAGTAATATCCACTCTAATGTCCTGGGTCTAGAATCCAGTGTCTTCTGAGGGCCCAAAAATCCAATATGGCCTTTTGCCCTTATCCCTTGCATACAGAGATTGCGGTGTATCTATTGTATCTGAAATGGTATGATATTTTGTACTGTAGATGAAGAAACCCATCATTTCTTGGGGAGCAGGGAACCCTTCTGGCAGACCCAGCCTCTCTGGaatgttatatttcttttatacTCAATCAGTTAATGACCTGTTGTCAATTGGTGAAGTGTCCTACCAGGTGTTTTTGTTTAACATTACACAACCTTTactgtctttttttccccatcaaaacaatttgttttgtttttgttttttttaagtgtgtTGCCTGCACAAATTTCAAAACAACcacatatttttcagaaaacaataacatCTCAGTTTTGACATGTTATGTTACCTCTTCTCTtagtgctgtataaatacacaccgTTTACTGAGAAAACATTTGGTATGTCAGCCACATGCAGAATATGAAATAACGGTTTGCTAGGTAACAGCCACATTCATATCATATAGCCAGACAAGAAGCTTAGGAACTGGATGTAGTTAATTTACTTTCGGCTCTGGGTGTGCAACGTGAGTTTTTGTAATATGCCATTATACAAAGCACAAAACCCTCTAACAAACACATGGAACAGAGATATTTGTAAATGAATGAAGTTTTTCTACTTTGAGAACAAGACTATTTTTCAGACTAACACTCCTTTTGGCAATAAGATCCATGTGTTTTTATTGTGTCTTGAGTACATGCAACACTGTCACCATCCACAACTACATTCTCACACAACACATCCTAAATGAGGGGAATCTGCAATCACCAGGAGTCCTGATCCATAAAGGGTTAAAGCACAACCCCAAAGAGATTCTACAGTGCTCTTTCTTTGGATATATATCTCTGGGGTAGTGATttgcgggtcgggtaaaacctGACCCCACCCTCtcccgacttccaggttccttttatagacctgccccgccgatgacgtctcATCGAGCAGGCACGTGGCTATAAAGCCAGAAGACCACCAGCAAATGGGGGtgcaaggtcgacccgaacctAACCAACCCGCAGGTATCAAGCCGGCCAGCATCTCTCTATTCTGAGGCCTTACTCCACCTCTAAACAAGCATGTAAGGTTtaccttaaaggggcagtacacccCCTAGTTCATTGAATAGGCCTAGTACCAAACATGAAacatctgtttttattatttcttgagctgAGCTTTTGTCCTTGTGAAGTAGATAATTAAATTGCCTGTAAAAAGCTCCCCTCACccatttgttgtgactgttttgggtTACAGATAAGGAATTCATTAGACCAGTGTAGAAacacaggcagagagagagagagaaggcccATCTGTTGACTTCCGATAAATGATCCGAATGTATGACAAGCATCAGCCTGTTGGCATGGagcagatttaaaggaacaaggaattaaagtaatgaaaatatcatgtagtgttgccccgcactggtaaaactgatctgtttgcttcagaaacactactataattcatataaacaagctgctgagtagcaatggcggaaattgaaaaatatatggCACAGAATAaatagtatataacagataacattattttctcctttgaatagctgccccattgctacacagaagttttactagtgcagggcaacactgcattacatttttattagtataaaacaatttcattttttgatgttactggtcctttttaatcttgcaaaattgcattttttttcaggctgagatgGTCTGTCCGGTGAACATGGAACGGTATCTGGAACAATAAAAAGATATACTTTCCAGTTTCCATGGATTTCAGTGGATTGGACTGGATATAGCAAAGTGTACACTTAGatctcaccacagtaaaattcttCTGCTTTCTTTTcaattttatgggatttttagagacATATTAATCAACAGGTGAAAGTTAAGCGttcaccatagaaatgaatagggtGCAGTGGGATTTTCCTGTGGCAAGCTCTGATTTCACaacttgataaaactgcccctggCCTTATGCAGGGGGGATTATATGTGCTTTGGTAAACTAATAACTagcttgcaaggaccaaacaaggAGTAGCTGCAGTTTCCCTATTTGGCTAAATTATTTGGGATTGAAAcaatagtgaatttgcctctttaAGAGACAACAGTTTCTTATTGGAATAGTGTAATTTAAAGTTGCCATTGCCCATGTCAGCtaagtctgggggggggggggtggttgaGATcaaaaagcaaaacctttttgctGTGGGTGGAGAAAGCTTGCAGGGAATtcgtgatgtgcgggttgacccaCAACCCAAGGATTAACCACTGCTTGGGCTGGTTTGATTTGAAATTTTGCCAGTCATTGTAGGGTTAGGTACAGGTTAGACTGGGGAAGTACAATCCTCCAATGCTTccttgtcttggaaccagaggcacgcATAGAGCATAAAGAGCGCAAAGATTTGAGAATGGGGTCAGGCGTGGGTCGTACAACGGCAACATTTTTAGGATTGCGATTTTGCGGGTTAGAGTCTGGTGCAGGATATGTTTTTCCTGACCTATACATCATTACAGGGAATGGCTGTTCCCTGTTATGACAATccagaccaggggtgcccaaactttttgcaacaagggccagatttggtgagatgaaaatgtgtgggggccaaccattAAGCCGGACATTCTTTGGACCatttacattaaattacaggaattgagaaaccatagcagtaatatttgggcacattagtgcaatgatctgccacttggtctctattgctgcctgtgtgctgaaggtgttagcaatagacacgtactggcacgtagtgatgccatacttctttagtttattgtactggcacgtcagtacgtctattgacaccttcagccctaaagaagtatgtgagagcggcgcgtctctatgtgtctattactaacaccttcagcacacaggcagcagtatagaccaagtggcagatcatttcaataatgtgccttaatattactgctatgggattcctgattgcactatGCTGGGGAGCCTCATTATTactaatttcatgacggaggccgGTGTAAATTTAAAAATGGTCCACAATTGGCCCCCCCGTGCctcactttggacatgcctgatccaGACTGTGTTCTGTATGCTGGACaatgagccaaaaaaaaaaaaaagcacaagttgGGTAGTTTTGTCCATGAAAATGACCAGCCATACATACAATATAGTTTAATTTCTTCCTTCCTCATAGATGCTCTGCAACACTGAGTCACTTCTCCCTTATGCTGTTAATCAGCCCTAACATCTCAACTCCCCTGGTGCAGCCTCTGCTGTCTAATATTACTGCTCCCCACGCCCCTCCAAGGGAAACCCAATACCCAGGCTTCATGTTTGAAttagaattcagctgaataccacaAAATTTGTCATCATGGAGAGACAAAATACACCCAGCCTGAATACCAAGGGGACAAAGAAACACAATAAGCCATTAGTCAGTGTAAAGATCATTTTTCAtgttgtatatacacacacacagacacacattgaGAGGAACAAATAACAATGTGAATACACACAGGGACACACTAGTGGTCATGTAGATGATGCCAGATGACGTCACAGCTGCAGAACTTTTTGTTCTTCCATCCAGAACGGATTCTAGAACACCGACTCGCACACATAATGGGGTCTAACCCGCGGCCCTGCAGTTACTACTGCGGTACAACCCATTAGCAAGGACTCAACTGcgttacacacacactctcacgcAGGCATTGTGGCCTTACCAGGAGTCAGCCTACGGTCACCTCCCAACTGGGAAAGCGGCTGTTGTTGCCCCTGCTGCATCTCGGGCCTAATGGCGCATCTCTGAGGAGACGGGGTGGCTGGGGATCCGGGTAAAGGAGCGCACCGGCGTCGCTTGGGAGACTGCGGGCTCATTAGGGCCTCGAACTCCATAGAGCGCTTGAGCGTCGCTCCACATGCCATAGTTCCCCCTCAAATCCCCGAATCCTACACCAGGAAACCAGATGTCAGCTTGTACAGATATCAGGTGAACTAAAGCCCAGCCCGAAGATTCGATCGCCCCTCTTCCAATATGTTCCTTTGCCTTCAAATCCGTCGGCAGAAATGGCGTCTCCTCCCAGGCAACCGGCCAACTGCCACCACGTGACGTCACACAGC
Proteins encoded:
- the akirin1.S gene encoding akirin-1A, translating into MACGATLKRSMEFEALMSPQSPKRRRCAPLPGSPATPSPQRCAIRPEMQQGQQQPLSQLGGDRRLTPEQILQNIKQEYTRYQRRRQLEGAFNQCEAGALNEVQASCSSLTAPSSPGSLVKKDQPTFSLRQVGILCERLLKDHEDKIREEYEQILNIKLAEQYESFVKFTHDQIMRRYGARPASYVS